GGAAGGCAAACAGTCCTTGCCCGAAGCCCATCGCTGAGAAATGGAAGCCCCTGTACCCTTCCATTCATCCGTCGGCCAtgcgagagatagagagagagagagaagggatagagagaaagaaagaccAAGTGAGGCGAGAGATAACCCATTTCAggagaggttttttttttttgttttatgattttagAGAATGAAAAAGTGAGTTAAGAGTGGGGAAAAAGTTAAAGGCGGGATGTTTTAACAAAAAAATTCATTTGGCGCTTTTTTACTCTTTCTCCATGTTTTTTATGCTAATCAATAATAACGCTTTTaaaattatgtaatattttaatgtaatatttagtcaaatttgttgtagtgtgttAATGTTGATTTTTCTGATGAAATGTTGTCTCGAGAGAATATTTATCCACCAGAACAAATCTCATCTATGTCTGTTTTAGCAATTACCAACTCAAATTTAAAGGAATACACCAAAGAGTTCGTAACTGGCATCATGAATgacatatttaatttattatctcCTTCCCGACCAACAAAAGACATTTTGGAATGTCGTGTTGAAGCAATTAAGAAGCTTGACTTACTGGACGTTGTTTGTAGGATGATGAATGTCAAAACTCCAATGATTGCATGGTTTATCAGTTCTGTCAATGATTCATTTGCCCTGAAAGAAAAATCTGCAGTTGCTTCCCAGGTAGTTGAAAGTGCCATAGATATTGATATATCTCTCATCCATGATATAATTAATCGTGGTGAAGAAAATTTGGCTACCATGGATAGACTATCTATATCTATGTCGGACAAGAAACAAATTTTGGAAAATCTTAAGATCAAGGAGGCAGGAATTATCGTAGCAGAATTGGCGTTACAACAAAGacgaattgaatatgagactgaaAAAGCATCAGCCGAAAAAGATCTTTCTAATCTTGAAGACTCATTAAAGCAACATCAACAGATTGATGAGAGGATAAAGCAATCAAAGCTTGAAGCTGGTGTGGAAAAATTCCATGAAGTCGAAAGAGCTAAAGCTGCAATCAAAGCTCACGAAGAAGAATTTCAGAAGATCCACAATTCTTTGACCTCATTCCTCAAGATAGACTGAAGATCtcattgtttttttttagtttcaaAACTTTtagtatcattttttttttgtttattagcATTAGATGACTGATGGTAGTTTTGTCATTTGGATCTTTATGAACCTTAACTCCGTTGTGTGGAGAACttgttttgttttgattttttggctgcatctaaattaataatatattttattttagattgCCTACATACCCAAAGTGGGATCAAGCCTTTCGTAGTTCTTTTTTTTTAAGGGGAATATGAGTTGTTTTATTTTTGTGGCTGGGCCTAGTTATAAACTAGATTGCCTACGTACCCAAAGTGGGATCAAGCCTTTCGTAGTTCATTTTTTTAAGTGTGCGGTCTACACATTAGGTGAAAACCTTTTTGTTTAAGTGTAGAACTTCTTGATGAACTTTCTCTTTACACATGAGTAGATGCATCGGCCTTCTGAATCAAAAAGTTCATATGCCCCTCTTAAGAAGACCTTAGTAACAACATATGGCCCTTCCTATTTAGCTTCAAATTTGCCTTTCATCCTTCTAGTTATAACAATCGGTCTTTTTACAGTCAGTACCAAATCGCCAACCGAAAAGCATCTGAATTTGACTTTCTCGTTGAATGCCCCAGCTACTTGTGCCTGGTATATTTCGAGCTTTTGTTGGACAGCAAGTTGTTTTTCATCTACTGCCTCAAGCTCAGCTAAACGAACTTGCACATTCTCATCTGGGGTCATTAATTGAGTAACGATTCTTAATGAAGGTATTTGAACCTCCAAGGGTAACACTGCTTCGAACCCAAACACCAAGCTATAAGGTGTACAACCAGTGGCAGTTCTTATAGTGGTCCTGTAAGCCCATAAAGCTTTTGGGAGGCGTTCATGCCAGTCCCTTTTGTTCTTGGTTACAATCTTCTTCAagattttgcataacactttgttAAATGCTTCTGCTTGGCCATTTGAAGAAGGATTATAACCGGTTGAAAAACTATGGTTGAATTTGTACTTCTCCATTAGTTTGACAAGTGTCTTACATTTGAAGTAAAGAGCATTGTCTGATATTATTTTTGATCCCATAACGATAAATTATGTGAGTTCTTATGAATTTGGCGACATCTTCTACACGTACTTCTTTTAAGGGTACAGCTTCAGCCCACTTGGAGAAGTAATCTGTAACGGCCAGGATATATTTATGAATTTTGGAAGATGGTGGCGTGACAGGACCAATGACATCCATTCCCCATGTTTCAAAAGGCCATGACAATATTGAAGGATGAAGCGGTTGAGGGGGTTGATGGATAAAATCTCCATGTAGTTGACACAACTTGCAACATTTAGCGAAATTAATCGCCTCTTGGACTATAGTAGACCAATAGTAACCCAACCGTTTTAATTGAGCTGACAATTTGGGGTCGGCTTGGTGCGCACCACATGTACCAACATGAGTTTCTTGAAGCACATGTGACGCCTCTTTTGAAAGACATCTTAGCAACATCCCATCAAAAGAACGCCTATAAAATGTGTCATTGAGGAAAACAAACCGAAGAGCTCTTCTTTTTACATCCATTCTTCTTTTCAAGTCTTCTGACAAGACTCCTTTTTGGATATAGTTAATAATTGGTTGGCACCAGTCATTGTCGTTTGTATTTTCAAGGAAAGTTACCAAATTTATGGTACTTATTCCTTCTTTTTTATCTATGATTTGGGGTAACAAATGGCGTTCTCCTATTGTAATTTGAATATCCCTTTCACCAAGAAGCATTAGTGATGCAGCTAATTTAACTAAAGCATCAGCTTTGCCATTTTTTGACCTAGGGACATGATTTAACGTGATATTTTGGAATTGAGCAATCAAATGCTTAGCCTTCTCATGATGAGGAATTAAAGTCTCATGCTTGACTGCAAATTCACCATTAATTTGTTTGATAATCAGAAGAGAATCGCCATATACCTCCAGTGATTGTATTTGCATTTCGAGTGCAATTTCGAGACCGATTATTAACGCTTCATATTCTGCTACATTATTGGTACATATAGCCAGAATGTGAAAAGAGTAAGGTATTAGTCCTCCAGAAGGTGTCACAAAGACAATGCCAGGACCTGCCCCACACTTCTTTGCTGCCCCATCAAAGTAAAGTTGCCAAGATGGTGTTTCAATTGTGAAAACTTCCTCGTCTGGAAGGTCCTCCCGCAACTCCATATTGTCTGGAATCGGGTGCGTTGCCAGAAAAtcagccaatgcttgtccttttattgctttTTGCGGGACAAAGTTGATTTCAAACTCTAACAAAATCATGGACCATTTTGCCAATTGTCCAGACAACACGAGTTTTGATAGAATGTACCTCAAAGGGTCGGCTTTTGACACTAATGTCACAGTGTGTGAGAGTAAGTAATGCCGTAATTTTGTAACAGCAAAAATTAAAGCCAAGCACACcttttcaattagaggatattTATGTTCTGCCCCTACCAAAGTTCTACTTAAATAGTAAAGGGCGACTTCCTTTCCACCCTCGTTGTTTTGTGCCAGCAATGCTCCTAAAGAGTGATCTACTGTTGTGATATACAATATCAACGGCTTTCCCAAAATTAGAGCTCTCAACACTAATGGGTGTAACAAGTATCGCTTGATACTTTCAAAAGCATTTTGGCATGCCTCATCCCATATGAATGGTACATTTTTCTGCATTAGTCTTGTGAAAGGTTGGCATCTACCAGATAGGTTTGAGATGAAACTTCGGATATAAGCTAGTCTTCCTTACAGTCCCCGTAGTTGACGCAAGTTGTGTGGGGGAGGCATTTCCAAAATTGCTTTTATTTTTGCGTGGTCGATTTCAATTCCTCGATGTCTAACAACGAATCCGAGGAACTTTCCTGATATTACcccaaatgcacattttaaagggTTCATCTTGAGCTGATGTTTTCTAAGTCTATCAAAGACTCGCCCCTTAAGTCATCAAGATGATTTATCCTTTCTTTAGTTTTCACCACCAAATCATCGACATAACATTCGATAGTATTGTGAAGCATGTCTTCAAAGACAGTGGCCATTGCcctttggtaggttgcccctGCGTTTTTAAGCCCAAATGGCATAATTGTGTAACAATAAATGCATGAATGATAATGCATTAAATCCAGTGGTAGCATCTACTAGCAATTCAGTAATGGGAAGCGGGAATTCATCTTTTGGGCAAGAATGGTTTAGATCTCGATAATCCACGTATATACGAATTTGCCCATTTTTCTTTAACATGGGGACAATGTTTGCAAGCCAAGGTGGGTATTTAACTTCTCGAATGAAGCCAAATCTTATCAATTTGTCGATTTCTGCTTCAATTTTTTAGATTAACTCTGGTCGAATTCTTTTTTGCGATTGTTTCACAGGTGGAACATCTTTTGATACTGCCAACCTATGTACCGCAACATTTGGATCCAAGCCTGGCATATCTTGATACCCCCAGGCAAACACATCTTTATATTCATAAAGGAATTGTTTTTACTTTTGCAATTCCTCTTCACTTAATAACAAGTTGACAAATACAGGCTTTGGATCATCCTCGGTACCAAGATTGAGTTCTGTTAAATCATCAACTGTTGCTTGCCCCCGTCTTCTAGTTCTTGAGGTGCCAGTTGAATGATATCCACAAAATCTTCTGAAGAATTTGAGCTTGAGTTTTCTTCATCCACAGCTAAACTTTCTTCAAAAGAAAGATAGTTAACTTGTGCCACATCTTCTTGATCCTCTTGTGTTTCGTACCCCTCATTTTGGTGAGAAGTAATTTTCAAATGTTTCTTTTGTTTTAACTGCCATTTCTTACTCTTTTTTAATGCCTTTGGTTGAGAAATAGATGGAAATTCAAGCCTCTCAAATGCTGACACTCGTGGAGTTGATGTGCATACTTCAAGTCTTTCGAATACCGACACCCGTGGGGTCGATGTACTTATTTCATCACCAAGAAACATCCTTTGTTCCTCTTCTATTAACTCATCAAGCTCAAATGAGGCCTTTAAACAATCACTATTTTGATGAATTGTGATTTTTTCTTGTTTCTTAACATGGAATTTTTTCTTTTCCATCTTGAAGGCTTTTGGAGTTACAACAGTGGAGGATCTTTTGCTAAGAGTAACGAGCCTTTTGTTTGTTTTGCCATTTTCACAAAAAGTTATTGATATTTGCATTTTTCCATTGGGAAGTGACTAATCAATCTTTCGTAATGGTAAGGTGAAACTCATCATTAGGGTTGTCACTGTATCTTCAATAGGTGTTAATGTTTTTTCCCCCATTCCCCATTGACTTTTAGGAGTATATTTAAAGATTCTTTTTTGGCAAGACACCTTTAAATTCTCCTCTTCCTTTTGAGAAGTTTTCATAGGGGATAATTGTTTAATTTGTAGGGATTTTTGTAAGGTTGAGCCTTCCGATAGTTTGGGACAACATTTTGCTTCCTCAGGTTTCCCTTTTAATATAGTGACATTAGCTGGCTAGTAAAATTTTGCATCAGCATAACTCACTTGTTCCCCATAAAAGGGATTTTGGTCTGCATTAACCGTTTTAACTTTTCCTCCTTTGCAAAACTTGAAGCATTGGTGAAGTGTTGAAGGAATGACTCCATATTCATGAAGTCAGGGTCGCCCTAATAACACGTTATAGGATGTGTCAGAGTCAATAACATGAAATACGGCCTCAGACTTTAATTCGCCTATTTCCACTTTTAATGTGATGCTTCCCCTTACTTTTTCTCCAACTTGGTTGAATCCTTGGATTGTTAATGATGATGGAGATAATTGACATGGTTGCAAACCAACATCTTTCAAAGTTTTTATAGGAAGTACATTAACAgctgacccacaatccaacatgaTGCGACTTACGTGAATATTGGAAATCATACCTGTCACATATAGAGGTCGATTATGTAAAGCGGCTCCCAATTGACAATCTTCATCATCAAAAGTAATGCATGCCATACAAGAAGCATTTCCCTCAAGTGACGTAGGTTTAATTGGCTCTATCTGTTCTGTATAAAATTCAGGACTCGTTAGTGCGACGACAAGAGCATTTCTATGCTCAAGAGACATTTGTAAAGCATCGTAGACACTCAAAAGAGCAGGGATGCATTTTAAATGAGCCAATATGTCATATTTTGCTCGCGTCATCTCGTCTTCACCATTACCTTTACTTTGGCGACTATCACTGCATATTTCCTTATTGATCTAGGATGAAGGTTTTTCGAATTAAATGTCATGCTTAGCTTTTTCAAGTTCTTTTGCTTCTTCTGCCTTCTTTCCAACGGTTTTCCTGCGCATGTCTTACAAAGTAATCTCATCTACCTCAGTTTCATTTTCCAATAAGGAAGAATTATGATTTTCTTCTGCAAGTATAGCCATACAACAACTCAACACTTCATCCTCATTATGAGTGATAGTCATTTTACGCAGCTTCTCTGGCATGAACTCTTCTAGAGTTATGAAATTTCTTCTTTGCTCTTGTTCATCCTCTTTATGGACATGCCTTTGTTTTTTTGGCCTTTTTCTTTTTGTCTCTCTTATTTGGTATCGCTTTGCCCCATAATTTGACTCCAGGACTTTCAGAGGAAATATTTTTTGTTAAGGATGAACCTTGAACTTCAGTAGATTTTCTTTGAGAACACGTCTGCCACGTACTCTCTAACTCTTCTTCACTATCGGACCAGTCGTCCCACAACTTCATATTTGGTTCCGTCATAAGTTCATACAAAGTAGGAATATTTGGATTTCCTAACTTTGGCATCTCGGAATGAGCTTGAACTATTGTAACTTCTTTATCAACTTCAATGCTACAGAAATTACATCTCTATGTAACGGTTGGTCATTTTCAATTAATGAAGTTGCATTCGTAGTTTCTTTTGAAAAAGAAGGGTCTATCTCGATCTCTTTTCTTTTAACCATACCTTCAATAATGTTTTTGAGGCATAACAGTCCTTCATCGGATGGCTGACAATTCTGTGATATCGACAATAATTTGGATCATTAGTCTTGTTGACTTCGTTAGGTCTTTTAGGCTCGGGGAGCT
The genomic region above belongs to Humulus lupulus chromosome 1, drHumLupu1.1, whole genome shotgun sequence and contains:
- the LOC133814600 gene encoding uncharacterized protein LOC133814600; the encoded protein is MQKNVPFIWDEACQNAFESIKRYLLHPLVLRALILGKPLILYITTVDHSLGALLAQNNEGGKEVALYYLSRTLVGAEHKYPLIEKVCLALIFAVTKLRHYLLSHTVTLVSKADPLRYILSKLVLSGQLAKWSMILLEFEINFVPQKAIKGQALADFLATHPIPDNMELREDLPDEEVFTIETPSWQLYFDGAAKKCGAGPGIVFVTPSGGLIPYSFHILAICTNNVAEYEALIIGLEIALEMQIQSLEVYGDSLLIIKQINGEFAVKHETLIPHHEKAKHLIAQFQNITLNHVPRSKNGKADALVKLAASLMLLGERDIQITIGERHLLPQIIDKKEGISTINLVTFLENTNDNDWCQPIINYIQKGVLSEDLKRRMDVKRRALRFVFLNDTFYRRSFDGMLLRCLSKEASHVLQETHVGTCGAHQADPKLSAQLKRLGYYWSTIVQEAINFAKCCKLCQLHGDFIHQPPQPLHPSILSWPFETWGMDVIGPVTPPSSKIHKYILAVTDYFSKWAEAVPLKEVRVEDVAKFIRTHIIYRYGIKNNIRQCSLLQM